A window from Citrus sinensis cultivar Valencia sweet orange chromosome 3, DVS_A1.0, whole genome shotgun sequence encodes these proteins:
- the LOC102619896 gene encoding translocase of chloroplast 159, chloroplastic → MDSYKTSAPETMSYQSGFSSSPLSYDSNNNNSDYDNSVKNLGLEGDNNSKINGTGGGGGVSDGESENGEFLSGDEGFETASEKPVVAEETVEQPAEEDFNDAPSVDSSEFSMPDSVQNVRENDNDEKDVMGDSEVRVLKEEQGEWKEPLGDGDKGLKVILDEGSVKQLEIEGVDGSGENEGLREDTTSSEFLSVEGGKSEVLYGEKSMENKEDNVAAEFEAEGVKLTGGGSSVVEAVSVHTLNSGVAVVGGLEGIKDVEIKGMEVPDEQNVSLENGFGKINHVNEVVESEPVPLESKSEKNFESPTNEDARTSEVQPGELEVDVAVVSNDESSVTTNVAVDNEVKAVSISEPTSETKSEFEAKQTVVDLDGAADAVENGSSAVVDEGLAEGTQVANFAAESMQTKAASEAERLENEQTIVSAHSEKLEDEKSGKLHTAESAEVSKISNAEVTLEAEEGHRHQDEEDEIEGSDSDGMIFGSSEAAKQFLEELEQASGVGSQSGAESSRDHSQRIDGQILSDSDEEVDTDEEGEGKELFDSAALAALLKAAAGADSNGGNITITSQDGSKLFSVERPAGLGTSLRTLKPAPRPNRTNLFTSSRLATGGETETNLSEEEKTKLEKLQHLRVKFLRLVHRLGYSPEDSLVGQVLHRLSLIAGRQTGQLFSLDAAKTTALQLEAEEKDDLNFTLNILVLGKTGVGKSATINSIFGEEKTSIHAFEPGTTSVKEIVGTVDGVKIRVIDTPGLKSSGVEQGVNRKVLASIKKFTKKCAPDIVLYVDRLDSQTRDLNDLPLLRSITNALGTQIWRSAIVTLTHGASAPPDGPSGSPLSYEIFVAQRSHVVQQSIGQAVGDLRLMNPSLMNPVSLVENHPACRKNRDGQKVLPNGQTWRPQLLLLCYSMKILSEASSLAKPQESFDHRKLFGFRVRSPPLPYLLSWLLQSRTHPKLPTDQGGDNADSDIELADLSDSDQEEEEDEYDLLPPFKPLRKAQIAKLSKEQKKAYFEEYDYRVKLLQKKQWREELRRMREMKKRGNAATEDYGYVGEDVDQENGSSAAVPVPLPDMVLPQSFDGDNPAYRYRFLEPNSQFLARPVLDGHGWDHDCGYDGVNVEHSLAIASRFPAAVTVQVTKDKKEFNLHLDSSIAAKLGENGSSMAGFDIQNVGKQLAYILRGETKFKNFKRNKTAIGASVTFLGENVATGLKLEDQIALGKRLMLVGSTGTIRSQGDSAYGANLEVKLREADFPIGQDQSSLGLSLVKWRGDLALGANLQSQFSVGRSSKMAIRAGLNNKLSGQISVRTSSSDQLQIALLGILPVAMTIYKSIRPGASENYSMY, encoded by the coding sequence ATGGACTCTTACAAGACTTCTGCTCCAGAAACGATGTCGTATCAGTCAGGTTTTTCATCTTCTCCCCTTTCCTACgatagtaataataacaatagcGATTACGATAATTCAGTGAAGAATTTGGGATTGGAGGGTGATAATAATAGCAAAATTAACGgtactggtggtggtggtggtgttaGTGATGGTGAGTCTGAGAATGGGGAGTTTTTGAGTGGAGATGAGGGGTTTGAAACGGCGTCAGAGAAGCCTGTTGTAGCTGAGGAAACCGTAGAGCAACCTGCTGAAGAGGATTTTAATGATGCCCCTTCTGTGGATTCTTCGGAGTTTTCTATGCCTGACAGTGTTCAGAACGTGCGTGAGaatgataatgatgaaaaAGATGTCATGGGGGATTCGGAGGTTAGGGTTTTGAAGGAGGAACAGGGGGAGTGGAAGGAGCCGCTTGGTGATGGTGATAAGGGTTTGAAGGTGATTTTGGATGAGGGATCTGTGAAGCAGCTTGAAATTGAGGGTGTGGATGGTTCTGGTGAAAATGAGGGTTTAAGAGAGGATACGActtcaagtgagtttttgtCTGTTGAGGGTGGAAAAAGTGAGGTTCTTTACGGTGAAAAGTCTATGGAAAATAAGGAAGACAATGTGGCGGCTGAATTTGAAGCTGAGGGTGTGAAGCTTACTGGTGGAGGGAGCTCGGTGGTGGAAGCTGTTAGTGTTCATACATTGAATTCCGGAGTAGCTGTGGTTGGGGGTTTAGAGGGAATTAAGGACGTTGAGATTAAAGGGATGGAGGTCCCTGATGAGCAGAATGTGAGCTTGGAAAATGGGTTTggtaaaattaatcatgttaaCGAAGTGGTGGAATCAGAACCAGTTCCACTGGAAAGTAAGTCGGAGAAGAATTTTGAGTCTCCAACAAATGAGGATGCTAGAACATCAGAAGTGCAGCCTGGGGAACTGGAAGTTGATGTTGCTGTTGTGTCTAACGATGAGAGTTCAGTTACCACTAATGTTGCTGTTGACAATGAGGTAAAAGCAGTTTCAATCAGTGAGCCAACTAGTGAGACAAAGTCTGAATTTGAAGCCAAGCAGACAGTGGTTGACTTGGATGGAGCTGCTGATGCAGTTGAAAATGGGTCCAGTGCCGTGGTAGATGAGGGGCTTGCAGAAGGAACTCAGGTTGCGAACTTTGCTGCTGAATCTATGCAGACTAAAGCAGCTTCTGAGGCTGAACGTTTAGAAAATGAGCAGACCATTGTGAGTGCTCACAGTGAGAAACTGGAAGATGAGAAGTCGGGCAAATTGCATACAGCCGAATCTGCAGAAGTgagtaaaatttcaaatgctGAAGTTACTCTGGAAGCTGAGGAAGGACACCGGCATCAAGATGAGGAGGATGAGATTGAAGGCTCAGATTCCGATGGTATGATATTTGGAAGCTCTGAAGCAGCTAAACAATTCCTGGAAGAACTGGAACAAGCATCAGGTGTTGGTTCTCAATCAGGTGCTGAAAGTTCTCGTGATCATTCACAGAGAATTGACGGTCAGATTCTCAGTGATTCAGATGAAGAAGTAGACACTGATGAGGAAGGGGAGGGGAAAGAGTTATTTGATTCTGCTGCATTGGCAGCTTTATTGAAAGCAGCAGCAGGTGCAGACTCCAATGGTGGCAATATCACTATAACATCACAAGATGGATCAAAGCTCTTCTCTGTTGAACGTCCTGCTGGTTTGGGGACCTCACTTCGTACTTTGAAGCCTGCTCCACGGCCGAATCGTACTAATCTTTTTACTTCTTCCAGACTCGCAACTGGGGGGGAGACTGAGACCAACTTGagtgaagaagagaaaacaaagctGGAAAAGTTACAGCATTTAAGGGTGAAATTTCTGAGGCTTGTTCACAGACTAGGTTACTCTCCAGAAGATTCACTTGTCGGGCAGGTTCTGCACCGCTTGTCACTTATTGCAGGGAGGCAAACTGGTCAATTATTTAGCCTTGATGCTGCTAAGACAACAGCACTGCAGCTTGAAGCAGAGGAGAAAGATGATTTGAATTTCACCTTGAACATACTGGTCCTTGGGAAAACTGGTGTGGGCAAGAGTGCTAcaataaattctatttttggGGAGGAGAAAACTTCCATCCATGCTTTTGAACCTGGCACAACTTCTGTCAAGGAGATAGTTGGAACAGTTGATGGGGTTAAGATCAGGGTCATTGACACTCCAGGTTTGAAATCTTCTGGTGTTGAACAGGGTGTCAATAGAAAAGTTTTGGCTTCTATTAAGAAGTTCACCAAGAAATGTGCCCCAGATATTGTTCTGTATGTTGATCGTCTGGACAGCCAAACCAGAGATCTTAATGATCTGCCATTGTTAAGATCAATCACTAATGCTCTTGGTACTCAAATTTGGCGTAGTGCCATAGTTACTCTGACCCATGGTGCTTCGGCACCTCCAGATGGGCCGTCAGGATCCCCCTTGAGTTATGAGATCTTTGTGGCCCAACGTTCCCATGTTGTTCAACAATCCATTGGGCAAGCTGTTGGTGATCTGCGTCTGATGAATCCAAGTTTGATGAATCCGGTATCTCTTGTTGAGAATCATCCTGCCTGTCGAAAGAATAGAGATGGCCAGAAGGTACTTCCTAATGGTCAAACTTGGAGGCCTCAGTTATTGTTGTTATGCTATTCAATGAAGATCTTATCTGAAGCAAGTTCTCTTGCAAAACCTCAAGAGTCATTTGACCACCGAAAACTGTTTGGCTTTCGTGTTCGTTCACCTCCACTTCCATACTTGTTGTCTTGGCTGTTGCAATCTCGCACACACCCAAAACTCCCCACTGATCAGGGCGGTGATAATGCTGATTCTGATATTGAATTGGCTGACTTGTCTGATTCTgatcaagaagaagaagaggatgaATATGATCTGCTTCCACCATTCAAACCTCTGAGGAAAGCTCAAATTGCTAAGCTTAGTAAGGAACAAAAGAAGGCGTATTTTGAGGAGTATGATTACCGGGTGAAACTCCTTCAGAAAAAGCAGTGGAGAGAGGAGTTGAGAAGAATGAGAGAGATGAAGAAGAGAGGAAATGCTGCTACTGAAGATTATGGTTATGTGGGGGAAGATGTTGATCAGGAGAATGGAAGTTCAGCTGCCGTGCCAGTGCCATTGCCTGATATGGTCTTGCCTCAGTCCTTTGATGGTGATAATCCAGCTTACAGGTATCGGTTCTTGGAGCCAAATTCACAGTTTTTGGCAAGGCCAGTGTTGGACGGCCATGGTTGGGACCATGATTGTGGGTATGATGGTGTCAACGTTGAACACAGTTTGGCAATTGCTAGTCGGTTTCCAGCGGCCGTTACTGTTCAAGTCACAAAGGATAAGAAAGAGTTCAACCTTCATTTGGATTCTTCAATTGCTGCAAAGCTAGGCGAGAATGGATCTAGTATGGCTGGCTTTGACATCCAAAATGTTGGGAAGCAACTTGCTTACATCCTCAGAGGGGAgaccaaattcaaaaatttcaagagGAACAAGACAGCTATTGGAGCCTCTGTTACATTTTTAGGTGAAAATGTGGCTACTGGTTTGAAACTCGAGGATCAGATTGCCCTTGGGAAACGCTTAATGCTGGTGGGTAGTACTGGGACCATCCGATCTCAGGGTGATTCTGCATATGGAGCGAATTTGGAGGTGAAGCTCAGGGAAGCAGACTTTCCGATTGGCCAGGATCAATCCTCATTGGGGTTGTCTTTAGTGAAATGGAGAGGGGACTTGGCCTTGGGTGCCAACCTTCAGTCACAATTTTCCGTTGGACGAAGTTCTAAGATGGCTATTCGTGCAGGATTGAACAACAAACTCAGCGGCCAAATTTCTGTCCGAACTAGCAGCTCAGATCAACTTCAGATTGCACTTCTGGGTATCCTTCCGGTTGCCATGACAATTTATAAAAGCATTCGACCTGGGGCCAGTGAGAATTACTCAATGTACTAG